A segment of the Zonotrichia albicollis isolate bZonAlb1 chromosome Z, bZonAlb1.hap1, whole genome shotgun sequence genome:
atcaggcaGCAGCACTCTGAGGAAAAGAAGTAACTTGAATCAAATTGTTAGAAGGAGTCTAGTTCCCTTAAGCCACAGCACAGTAAGGGCACATGTGTCTTATGAATTCAAGACAAAACTGTTTTTTCACTGTCATCATAAAGTTGACAATCAGAGAAGGAAGGATGAAACATAAAAATTGTGAAGAATGGCAGTCAAGATAGAGTTTCATCAGTTAGGAAGTGTCATGAGTGTTACAGTTGTCTAATTTCTTATACAGATTCTGAAACTACCACTAGAAAATAGCTAAAGGCAATCCTTCCTTATTTTGGTGGATGTTTGTGGGTCCAAAATTAgaactttatttaaaaaaaaattaccattttCTGCGTTTATGGCTTAAAATACAGACTTGCCAAAAGCAGTGGGTGTGTTAAGATTAAATGTATGAGTCGATATTaataagcattttaaaatgttaaaatgttGTGTAGGACTATAAAGCCTATATCAGTAAAGAGGGGAAAAACTTTTGACAGAAAAGGGAAATGACTTTTGTATTCAGATgtaaagcagcagaaattcaaTGCAATAGATTCTGCTTGTTGATTGACTGGCTTTGTCACTGTTTTACAAAGGCACTACTGTGTGAACGGTTGATTCATAGTTGTTAATGTGTAAATACATGTTATGAAATGAACCACCTCATGAATTGTTTTCACAATATATGTAACTTTGTGAGCCTTCTGGTATGTACTGTGGGACCAGGGTAAAAAAGCAGGGTGTATTCACAGtatgttaaaataaaatgaacagGTGGGGAAGAACCAAGTTCTATTTCCTGCACTGACAGTATAGAAAATTCTTTCATTCTCCTAATGGGAGCAACATTCCCTGTTATAGTTAGGCTACAACTGGGTATTTGTGAGTACTTATTCACTTATCAACAGATAATGATAAAGGATTTATTTAGCCATCTGTCAAGAACAGATGTTTAAAGCAAATAAAGTAAGATGTTTTTCCTGGACCCACCCATTCAGGAAGATTTCTGCCTGATTATCTACTGGGTGTAGTTTCATCCTGTTCTTAAATAGGGTGGGATCCAGTGTCTCCTGTCCAATTATTTGTGTGGATTGCTATGAAGTGTATTTGACAGTGCAACTCAGAAAATgagtatttatttatatttgtcttatttttttattgGTTTAGGTTCCATCTGCATCATGGGAAGGCCTTTGTTTTTGTATGTATTTTTATTCTACTGGCATTTCCTAAATGGTAAGAAGCCGTAAAAAGCAGTAGAACAATTTTGGTGTGTTTTCTTTCCATGTATAAGCACAGAAATGTTAATTTCTCCAGTTTTCCTTCAGCTGCTAGcatttgagtttttttcccttaatgTTTTAAGTGAAAAGGCCGAAGCATAGCTTTACATTAAACCAGATGCATGTATTTTGATATGGGGCCAGGTTAAAATCCCTGTCAGTGTTCCAGCAGAGGCACCTTTCCAAACAAGGTACCATTAGCATTACACCAAAGGTTTTCTAGACTCTATCAGACCTGGGAAATGTTGTGTATTCTTTAACATTGTGCGTAAAAAACAATTGGCATTTATATAAAAAGAACATTCCCATTGCTAACACTTGCCTGTTACCACAACAGAGTTTTCTCAAAGCAACAGCTGATGGCTGTGCATATACAGTTCACTGTTTTTAGTACAGCATCACACTGTGTGTGTACACAAAGCAGGTGTCTGCAGATGTGAGTGCCCATTGTGTGTGTATACAGCAGAGGTCTTGTGTTTTATCACATACTTGGACAACTACATACCAAAATGTTTAACTTTTCAGAACAGAGAATGTACTTTGGTCCTTAAAATTTCCTATGGATATGGTAAGACATGACTTTAAAGATTAGGTGTATTATTTAAAAACTAAGTTTTCTTCcaaattttgtttttcagcttTATTCACAGTTGAAGCTCCTCAGTCACTCTGCATTGTGGAACGTGGGAACAATGTGACCATGGAATGCACATTTCCAGTGAATGGGAAGTTAGAGTTTAGAGACTTAAGTGTCAGCTGGGATAAGAAAGATGAGTTGAAGCAGGTTTATGTACTTCGCAAAGGAGAGGAAGACCTCAAAAATCAGCACAATGACTTTAAGGGAAGAATAAAATTGTTGAAAGAGAATCTGAACTTGGGACAGTCTGTCCTTCAGATCACTGACGTGAAGCTCAGAGATGCAGGAATTTACCGCTGTGTTGTTGCCTATGGGGGAGCTGACTACAAGACAATCCACCTGAAAGTTAAGGGTGTGTATGCTGCTATCAGAGGTTCAATATTGTGATACTCTTAAAAGATTTCAGAGGAGATCCTGAAGTAAGATATATCTGGATTAGCACTTAAAAGAAACCTAATTGGAGACAGGGGCTATCTGATGGTGCTTGCACAGCTGTGTAACTTAGgcttctgtttatgttgaatctGTGCTCTGTCCTTTAAACCTGCCATGACATGTAAGGAATCAGGTTGCAAATCATGTGTAGAGTACAAAGACCATAAAGCCTAATGAGCTTTCTAAACCACATCAAATTTGTAATAAATCCTGTACCTCCAGTTACAGACTCAATAGTGTTACTTACCTTTCCTGTCAAAATCCAAGCTGAAACTTGACCCTGGGggctggggaaaaagaaaaggtgtCTTTCCTTTAATACAGGCTGTTCTTCTAGCTTCCTATTggaaatgatttttttccccaattgtTTAGCTCCTTACAGAATTATAAACCAAGGAGTGGAGAGCACAGGACACAACGAATGGAAGTTGACATGTCAGTCAGAAGGATACCCAGCAGCTGAAGTGATATGGCAAAATAGAAACTACGAAGATTTGACTTATAAGGCAAACACAAAATTTGAAACTGCAAATGACCAGTTGTACCGTGTGACAAGTACCCTCACAATCAAAAGTGGAATTGATGACATTTTTTACTGTATATTCTGGAATAAAGAGCTGCAAGAAAATACAACTGCCATTTTACACCTAGCAGGTAACACTTCTGAATTTCATTTATGGTAATACACTTCAAGGTGCTAATGTAATTTTGTCCTAGTCGAATTAGCtatgatttggttttttttccaaattttgaAGAGGCTAGACAGAAATACCTGTGTCATTAAGTTTTGTTATTAATGTATACTTTCACCATACTAACATGTTCATCATGCATGTATGGTCAGAATTTAAAGACAGGAATTTTGTGTGACCTACAGGTATCTGGAAATTGAATCTCAATCTTTTAAAAGTTCCATTATTTGGAAGACATGTAACTCAGCATCTGAAAATTAAATCCTTCCATCTTCCAAGATTATTCTAGTTTGTTGATGATTACTGTCACGTAAACTTAAACAATATGGTCTTTTCCTGCCACTACAGCCTTTGCTTTGAGCATATTTAAATTTAAGTACTtgtatacagattttttttccctcataaaGT
Coding sequences within it:
- the CD274 gene encoding programmed cell death 1 ligand 1; the encoded protein is MGRPLFLYVFLFYWHFLNALFTVEAPQSLCIVERGNNVTMECTFPVNGKLEFRDLSVSWDKKDELKQVYVLRKGEEDLKNQHNDFKGRIKLLKENLNLGQSVLQITDVKLRDAGIYRCVVAYGGADYKTIHLKVKAPYRIINQGVESTGHNEWKLTCQSEGYPAAEVIWQNRNYEDLTYKANTKFETANDQLYRVTSTLTIKSGIDDIFYCIFWNKELQENTTAILHLADSTEGILQTKSRRFVGATLIATAFVGSVLLFLLCIRKARANKGNRTPVASPSIAKLAKDKDTHNCRDAFFEDRELKYMQIEKT